A window of the Dictyostelium discoideum AX4 chromosome 4 chromosome, whole genome shotgun sequence genome harbors these coding sequences:
- the rab32A gene encoding Rab GTPase, which translates to MSNNPADDEGYNEYLYKILVVGDIGTGKTSIIKRFVHNIFSMHYKSTIGVDFALKVINWDPKTEVRLQLWDIAGQERFGSMTRVYYKEAVGAMITFDVTRMSTFEAVAKWKADIDSKVTYGADEKPIPVVLLANKCDLGKDAFIKTANDMDKYCKDNGFIGWFETSAKENMNIEKAARFLVDHILKNDVRRNQPIEGTIQPGDLNKQPQPTSTGPSCCK; encoded by the exons tcaAACAACCCAGCTGATGATGAAGGATATAATGagtatttatataaaattttagttGTTGGTGATATTGGTACTGGTAAAacttcaattattaaaagatttgtTCATAATATATTCTCTATGCATTATAAATCAACCATTGGTGTAGATTTTGCATTAAAAGTGATTAATTGGGATCCAAAAACCGAAGTTAGATTACAATTATGGGATATTGCAGGTCAAGAAag attTGGATCAATGACAAGAGTTTATTATAAAGAAGCAGTTGGAGCAATGATTACATTTGATGTTACTAGAATGAGTACATTTGAAGCAGTTGCTAAATGGAAAGCAGATATTGATTCTAAAGTAACTTATGGTGCAGATGAAAAACCAATTCCAGTAGTTTTATTAGCAAACAAATGTGATTTAGGTAAAGATGCATTCATCAAGACTGCAAACGATATGGATAAATATTGTAAAGATAATGGTTTCATTGGTTGGTTCGAAACTAGTGCTAAAGAAAATATGAATATTGAAAAAGCAGCACGTTTCTTGGTTGATCATATCTTAAAGAATGATGTTAGAAGAAATCAACCAATTGAAGGTACAATTCAACCAGGCGATCTCAAtaaacaaccacaaccaactTCAACTGGTCCAAGttgttgtaaataa